A window of the Streptomyces formicae genome harbors these coding sequences:
- a CDS encoding DUF4238 domain-containing protein, which translates to MTNRVRRQHTVSRFYLNGFADGAGRIRRVSLPGGPSPVLSTGDASVIKDFYTVTLPDGSLSDFFEKAFSKIEGSASETLKLILSGTWPIQGEHRKSFAKWIALQHLRAEQIRQNQKNHNAEIIRLLIGASGKEALRSRIQEAEARLVSDEELDIEWRDLTKPGGPDMAADANDHIRLLTNLLPSTSAYLNDCQWTLYKFTRRSIITSDHPVSLAVAPGYPAWQGVGIFTADLFLVPLSRRCALTIQPKNLRNGVEIPDFTVSGSTKIARSINQETAIGARKCIYQHPEESPLQGIHLPQPVTRDRPSTSNIDGLIREEGLFSNIPKSTLRAMPEATPPGDRGNGMTIDNLPWPIPGRRRPAAGK; encoded by the coding sequence TTGACCAATCGAGTCAGACGGCAGCACACCGTCTCCAGGTTCTACTTGAACGGCTTCGCAGACGGCGCGGGGAGAATTCGCCGAGTTTCACTTCCTGGCGGCCCCTCGCCCGTTCTTTCAACCGGCGACGCGAGCGTAATTAAGGACTTCTACACGGTAACGCTTCCTGATGGCTCCTTGTCGGACTTCTTCGAGAAGGCCTTCAGTAAAATCGAAGGCTCTGCCTCCGAGACGCTGAAGCTCATTCTCTCCGGGACTTGGCCGATCCAAGGCGAACATCGGAAATCTTTCGCCAAGTGGATTGCGCTGCAGCACCTAAGAGCGGAGCAGATACGGCAAAATCAGAAGAATCACAACGCCGAAATAATCCGACTCCTCATCGGAGCCTCAGGGAAAGAGGCACTGCGCTCACGTATTCAAGAGGCCGAGGCGCGGCTTGTTTCCGATGAGGAGCTGGACATTGAGTGGCGTGACCTGACCAAACCAGGCGGACCCGACATGGCCGCCGACGCCAACGACCACATCCGGTTGCTGACGAATCTCCTACCCAGCACCTCTGCCTACCTCAACGACTGCCAGTGGACGCTTTACAAATTCACCCGACGCTCCATCATTACGTCCGATCACCCAGTTTCACTTGCCGTCGCCCCTGGTTACCCCGCATGGCAGGGAGTGGGAATTTTTACGGCCGACCTATTCTTGGTTCCGCTCAGCCGTCGTTGCGCCCTCACGATCCAACCAAAAAACCTCCGGAATGGCGTGGAGATCCCCGACTTCACCGTTTCGGGGTCGACGAAGATCGCACGAAGCATCAACCAGGAAACAGCCATAGGGGCTCGGAAGTGCATATACCAACACCCCGAGGAATCACCACTTCAAGGAATCCACCTCCCCCAGCCTGTGACGCGCGACCGTCCTTCGACTTCTAACATTGACGGACTTATCCGCGAAGAAGGGCTCTTCAGTAATATTCCGAAATCAACCCTGCGGGCCATGCCGGAGGCAACCCCTCCGGGAGATCGAGGAAATGGCATGACAATCGACAACCTGCCTTGGCCGATCCCTGGACGCCGCCGACCAGCTGCTGGCAAGTGA